The Ornithinimicrobium faecis genome includes a window with the following:
- the groES gene encoding co-chaperone GroES, with translation MSVSIKPLEDRIVIKAVEAEQTTASGLVIPDTAKEKPQEGEVLAVGPGRFNDNGGERIPLDIAVGDRVIYSKYGGTEIKHGGQEYLILSARDVLAVVG, from the coding sequence GTGTCGGTTTCCATTAAGCCGCTCGAAGACCGGATCGTTATCAAGGCCGTCGAGGCCGAGCAGACCACCGCCTCCGGCCTGGTCATTCCGGACACCGCCAAGGAGAAGCCCCAGGAGGGTGAGGTCCTGGCCGTCGGCCCCGGCCGTTTCAACGACAACGGCGGCGAGCGCATCCCGCTCGACATCGCCGTGGGCGACCGCGTCATCTACAGCAAGTACGGCGGCACTGAGATCAAGCACGGTGGCCAGGAGTACCTCATCCTGTCCGCGCGTGACGTGCTGGCCGTCGTCGGCTGA
- a CDS encoding phospholipase D-like domain-containing protein, which produces MSRRDQLRRSTRRLLVGAGVASVATPMSLAVALTVADKMRKAREPDEHSVPPHEPLPAEVDGNELTTYTYGEHLFRDMIEAIDQATEYVYLVTYIWKGDEMGQAFKDAVIRASERGVQVCLVFDGFANLVVPREFKSFPDPVHVLKFPTIRSGLLVNVRRTGRDHRKVLVVDGLVGFVGGYNIGSLYVDKWRDTHMRVTGDAVWELQNTFVDFWNRHRKRNHPELEDSGSPVWNSRILAARNEPSRLVFPVRGIYLEAIDRAVHRIWITQGYFIPDREILGGLLAAAKRGVDVRVLMPEASNHVVADWVARSHYSNLLEGGVRLFLYQDVMVHAKTATVDGTWTTVGTANIDRLSMIGNYEVNLEIHDRGQAARMEEIFSRDLANAHEMTLDEWRERGLFSRAAEWILEPLHPLL; this is translated from the coding sequence GCCGCAGCACGAGGCGGCTGCTCGTGGGGGCCGGGGTGGCCAGTGTCGCCACGCCGATGAGCCTGGCCGTGGCGCTGACGGTGGCGGACAAGATGCGCAAGGCCCGTGAGCCCGACGAGCACTCCGTGCCGCCCCACGAGCCGCTGCCGGCAGAGGTCGATGGCAATGAGCTCACGACCTACACCTACGGCGAGCACCTCTTCCGGGACATGATCGAGGCGATCGACCAGGCCACCGAGTATGTCTACCTGGTGACCTACATCTGGAAGGGCGACGAGATGGGTCAGGCGTTCAAGGACGCCGTGATCCGTGCCTCTGAGCGAGGCGTGCAGGTCTGCCTGGTCTTCGACGGGTTTGCCAACCTGGTCGTGCCGCGCGAGTTCAAGTCGTTCCCAGACCCCGTGCACGTGCTGAAGTTCCCGACGATCCGGTCCGGGTTGCTCGTCAACGTCCGGCGCACCGGGCGGGACCACCGCAAGGTGCTGGTGGTCGACGGGCTGGTTGGCTTCGTCGGTGGCTACAACATCGGCTCGCTGTATGTCGACAAGTGGCGCGACACCCACATGCGGGTGACCGGTGACGCTGTGTGGGAGCTCCAGAACACCTTCGTCGACTTCTGGAACCGGCACCGCAAGCGCAACCACCCCGAGCTCGAGGACAGCGGGTCACCGGTCTGGAACTCGCGGATCCTCGCGGCCCGCAACGAGCCGAGCCGTCTGGTCTTCCCGGTGCGGGGCATCTATCTGGAGGCCATCGACCGGGCGGTGCACCGGATCTGGATCACGCAGGGGTATTTCATCCCGGACCGGGAGATCCTCGGCGGCCTGCTGGCGGCTGCCAAGCGTGGGGTGGACGTGCGCGTCCTGATGCCCGAGGCGTCGAACCACGTCGTGGCTGACTGGGTCGCGCGCTCGCACTACAGCAACCTCCTCGAAGGAGGTGTGCGCCTCTTCCTCTATCAGGACGTGATGGTGCACGCCAAGACCGCCACGGTCGACGGGACCTGGACCACTGTCGGGACGGCCAACATCGACCGGCTGTCGATGATCGGCAACTACGAGGTGAACCTGGAGATCCACGACCGTGGGCAGGCTGCGCGGATGGAGGAGATCTTCAGTCGCGACCTGGCCAACGCGCACGAGATGACCCTGGACGAGTGGCGGGAGCGCGGCCTCTTCTCACGAGCTGCCGAGTGGATCCTGGAGCCGCTGCACCCGCTGTTGTGA